The genomic stretch GGGCCGACCCGGACGACGCTGCCGCCGGAGGACCCGCGCCCGCCGCGCGTCTCGCGGAAGTGGCTGCGCCTCGGCGTCCCCGCGGTCGTCGTGGGGGCGGTCGGCGTCGCGGGCGTGCTGGCGGGCCTCGCGATCGGCACCGTGCCGCCGCCGGTCACGAAGCTGCCCGGCCTCGGCCAGCAGCAGTCCGCGCAGCCCGAGGAGAGCGCCAAGCCGGGCACGCCGATCGCGCCGAAGGTCGTCAAGGCGTACGACCCCCTCGGCGACGGCGAGGAGAACGACAACGAGGTCTCGCTCGCCTACAACGGCGACACCACCGACGCCTGGCACACGACGATCTACTACAACTCGCCGTCGTTCGGGAACCTCAAGCCCGGCGTCGGCCTGCTCGTCGACTTCGGCAAGCCGACGTCGTTCGACAGGGTGGTCGTGGCGTTCGCCGAGCCGGGCGAGTCGGTGGAGCTCCGCGCGGCCGACACCGCCGGCGAGGACCCCGCCGCGCTGCCCGTCGTCGCGAGCGCGCAGGACGTCAAGGTGCCCGTCACGCTCCGCCCCGCGCGCGGCACCAGCGCGCGCTACTGGCTCATCTGGATCACCAAGCTGGTGGAGACCAGCGAGGGCAAGTACGCCGCCGCCATCGCCGAGCTGGGGTTCTTCCAGTAGCCGCTGCCGATACGCTCGGCGGCGATGCTCGAGGACCTCGCGGACGAGGAGCTGATCGCCCGGCACGCCGACGGCGACCGGACGGCGTTCGGCGTCCTCGTGGCGCGGCACCGCGACCGCGCGTGGGCCGTGGCCCTGCGCACGCTCGGCGACCCGAACGACGCGGCGGACGCCGTGCAGGACGCGTTCGTCAAGGCGTACCGGACGGTGGGGTCGTTCCGCGGGGACGCGCTGTTCACGACGTGGCTGCACCGCATCGTCGTCAACGCCTGCCTGGACCAGCTGCGGCGTACCCGCGCCCGCCCGACCTCGCCGCTCGACGAGAGCGCCGCGGCCGTCGCCGACCCGGCCGACCCGATGGGCCGCGCCGACCTCGGGCGCGACGTCGTGGCGGCGCTGCGCGGCATCACGCCCGACCAGCGCGCGGCGATCGTGCTCGTGGACGTCGAGGGGTACTCCGTCGACGAGGCGGCCGAGCTGCTGGGCGTGCCCGCGGGCACCGTGAAGAGCCGCTGCCACCGCGGCCGCGTGCAGCTCGCCGAGCTGCTGGGGTATCTCCGCCCTGGGCGGGGAACCGCAACGTCGTCCCCGCCGTCCGATGAACGACCCCCTCCCGACCCCTTGCAGAGCGAGCGATGACCGAAGACCACGTCCCGATCGAGCGCCTGGCCGCGTACGCCGCCGGCGACCTCGACGCGACCGCGGGCGTCGAGGTCGAGGCGCACGTGCTCCTCTGCGCGGACTGCCGCGCCGACGTCGAGGCGCTGAACCGCGTCTCTCGCGACCTCGCCGAGGTCGAGCCCGTGACCATGCCGGCCGACGTGGCGGCGCGGCTCGACGCGGCGATCGCGGCGGCCGACGCGCCTACGGGCCCCGTCGGGGACGTGCTGCCGATGGTCCCCCAGCGGCGGCGGCCGTCGTTCGCCGGGATCGCGGCGGTCGCTGCCGGCGTCGCGCTCGTCGCGGCGATCTCCGTGCCGGTCATCACCGGCGGCGGCGACACCCCTGAGGACGCGGGTACCGCCACGGTCCAGGTCCTCCGCGAGCCGAAGGACACCAAGCGGATCAAGTCCGACCTGAACTACACCGCCGACAACCTCTCGCCCACGCTCGCGACCGCGCTCACCCGGCCGGCGTACGCCCTCGACACGACGGCGGACTCCGGCGGGGTCGCCGGGCCGAGCCAACTGCCGGTCGCGCCGACATCGCCGAAGGCAGCGGGCCCGAAGTCGGAGTCCGGCGCGCCGCGGGCGGTGACGGAGGGCACCGAACTCGCGTCGCTCCGGCTGGCGACCGACGCCGGACGCCTCGCGGCATGCGTCAACGGCCTCGCGGCGTCGCAGACCCTGGCCGAGGCGAAGAAGCCGCTGCTCGTGGACTTCGCGCGGTTCGAGGGGAAGCCGGCGGTCGTCATCGTGTTCCCGACCGAGCAGCGCGGCCGGATCCGCGCCGACCGGGTCGACGTCTGGGTCGTGGGCGCGCGCTGCGGCGTGACGGCGGGCGACGAGGACGTGCTGACGTTCGCCCGCATCGAGCCGCCGCCCGGCCTCTGAGGCTCTGGGCGCTCGCTCGTTCTGTACAGCCGGTACGCCGGTCTCGAGCGTGTCGATCTTCACAGAACGGGCACTGCGCGACCCTTCCTAGCGGTCCGGGTCGAGCGCCTCGACGCCGACCAGGCGGTAGCCGGCGCCGACCTCCGTGAGGAGGTGGACGGGGTTGGCGGGCTCGGCCTCGATGATCCGGCGCAGGTGGCTCACGTACAGCCGCAACGAGCTCGCCTCGCTGCCGTGCGACGACCCCCACACCGCGTTGATGAGGTGGTGCCGGGTGAGCAGCTTGCCCGGGTTGGCGAGGAACGCGTCGAGCAGCGCCCACTCGGTCGCGGTGAGCCGGACGCGGTCGCCGTCGCGCGTGACGGTGCGCGTGGCGAGGTCCACGACGGCGCGGCCCGCCCGCACGAGCGGCGGTGACGGCGCGGCAGCGGTCTCGGCGCGGCGCAGCAGCGCCCGCAGCCGCGCGAGCAGCTCGTCGAGGCTGAACGGCTTGGTGACGTAGTCGTCCGCGCCGACGTCGAGGGCGGCGACCTTGTCGGCGTCCCTGTCGAGCGCGGAGAGGATGAGCACGGGCGCGGCCGAGAACGCGCGCAGGCGCCGTACGACCTCAGGCCCCTGGATGCCGGGCAGGCCCATGTCGAGGACGACGAGGTCCGGCGCCGCGGTCGCCGCGACCTCCAGAGCGGTCTCCCCGTCGGCCGCGCCGAGGACGGCGTACCCCTCGCTGGTCAGCCTCGACGTCAGCGCGGAGAGGATGTGCCGTTCGTCGTCTACGACGAGGATCGTCGGGCTCATCCCGCCTCCACGGCCGGCAGGCGCAGGTCGAACGCCGTCCCCGACGGCACGGGCACGAGGTCCAGCTCGGCGGAGTTGGCGTTGGCGTACGCCCGCGCGATGGCGAGCCCGAGCCCGGACCCGCTGGCCGACGTGCCGCCGCGGAAGAACCGCTCGAAGACGGCGTCCGCGTCGGCCGGCGCGATGCCCGGCCCTTCGTCGGCGACCCGGACGGTGACGTACGCCCCGTCGGCGCGCGCGGTCACGGCGAGACCGGCGCCGGGCGGGGTGTGGACGAGGGTGTTCTCGACGAGGTTCCCGAGGACCTGGTCGATCTGCGTGGGGTCCACGAGTACGGCGGGCAGGTCGTCGGGCACGCTGACGTCGAGCCTGCGCTCGCCGAGACGCGGGCGGATGCGCGTGAGGACCACGCCGACGAGCTCGTCCACGGGCACGACCTCGCGGTCGGCGGCGAGGACACCGCCCTCGATGCGGCCGAGGTCGAGCAGGTTGCGGACCATGCGGTCGAGACGGTCTCCCTCGACCACGATCGAGCGGGCGAGCGCGCCTCGTGCGGCGGCGGGGAGCAACGCGTCGTCCAGCGCGCCCGCGGCGGTCGTCATCGCGGCGAGCGGCGTACGCAGGTCGTGCGACACCGCCGCGAGCAGCGCCGAGCGCTGCTTGTCGGTCTCCTGGAGCACCTCGACGTGCCGGCGCTGCCGCTGCTGCTCGACCCGGTCGGCGGCCGCGACGCTCAGCGCCGCGATCGCGTCGAGCAGCGCGCGCTGGCGGCCGTCCACGTCGTGCCCCGGCGCCGCGAACGCCACCAGCACCAGCTCGCCGCCCGCCGCGAGCGGGCGCGCGGCCAGCGCCGTGCCTCTGCCCGGGGCATCGATCCCCGTACGCAGCGCCGCCTCGTCGCGCGCCCGAAGCACCTCCAGCGCGCCGTCGCGGCGTACGGCGACGGCGACGTGCGCGAGCCCGAGCCGTTCCTCGGCGCCCGCGGCGAGCGCCGGGAGGTCACCGCCGCTCGGCTCGGCGATCGTCACGCTGAGGTCGTAGAGCAGGCGGGTGTCGGCGGCCTCTCGTTCGGCGTCGGCGCGGCGGCGCTCGACCGACGCGAGCATCGCGGACACGACGAGCGCGGTGACGAGGAACCCGCCGAGCACGCCGGCGTCGGCGCGCGCGCTCACCGTCAGGGACCCGAGCGGCTCGATGAACCAGAAGTTGAACAGCAGGAACGCCGCGAGGCTCGCGATCGCGCCGGGCCCGACGCCGCCGACCGCCGCGGCTGCGAGCACGACGAGCAGGTAGGCGAACGCCACGTTCGTCGCGTGCGCGGGGCCGGCGACCCGCAGCAGGGCGGCCGTGAGCAGCGGCGGGCCGAGGACCGCGACGACCCACCCGGCGGCGCGACGGCGCGCGAGTCTCACGTCCCCATAGTCCATCGTCGGCGCAGCGTGGCGCACGGCGGCCCCGGTACCCTCGACGTTTGCGGACTCTTTGCGCGGCCCCCCGCGATCTTTGCGGGGGCTCTGCGCGGGGCGGCGCAGCATCGGGAAGTGACCGACCTGCTGACGCCGAGGCCGCGGACTAGCCTCGCGAAGCGCCTGCTCGTGGGGCGCCCGATCCACACCGAGGACGCCGGGCACACGCTGCTGCCCAAGCGCCTGGCGCTACCGGTGTTCTCGAGCGACCCGCTGTCGTCGGTGGCGTACGCCACCCAGGAGATCCTGCTCGTGCTCGGCCTCGCGGGGCTGGCGTACCTGCACCTGACGCCGTACCTCGCGGCCGGCGTCGTGCTGCTCCTGACCGTGGTGACGATCTCGTACCGCCAGACCGTCCGCGAGTACCCGAGCGGCGGCGGGGCTTACATCGTCGCCCACGAGAACCTCGGGGCGCCCGCCGGGCTGGTCGCCGCCAGCGCGCTGCTCATCGACTACGTCCTCACGGTCGCGGTCTCCGTCGCGGCCGGCGTCGATGCCATCTCGTCGGCGTACGAGCCCGCCGCGGAGCACAAGGTCGCGCTCGCCATCGGCTTCGTCGTGTTCATCACGCTGATGAACCTGCGCGGGGTGAAGGAGTCGGGGACGCTGTTCGCGATCCCGACGTACGGCTTCGTCGTCGGCATCTACGCCCTCATCGGCTGGGCGCTCGTCCGGCTCGCCGGCGGCGCGACCCTCGTGGCAGAAAGCGCGACATGGGAGGTCCACTCCGAGCACACCTTCGCGGGCGCCGCGGTCGTGCTCCTGCTGCTGCGCGCATTCTCCTCGGGCTGCACGGCACTCACCGGGGTCGAGGCGATCTCCAACGGCGTACCTGCCTTCCGCCCGCCCAAGTCGAGGAACGCGGCGACGACGCTGATGGTGATGGCGTTCTTCTCGATCTCGATGTTCATCGGGATCACCGTGCTCGCGCTGGTCGCCGACGTGCACGTCGCCGAGCACGCGCGCGACGTGATCCTGCCGAACGGCCTGCCGCTGGCCGAGACGGCGACGTACGCGCCGCAGAAGACCGTTGTGGCGCAGATCGCGGCCGCGGTTTTCGGCGGGGGGTCGTTCGGCTTCTACTACGTGCAGGCGTTCACCGCCGGCATCCTCATCCTCGCCGCGAACACGGCGTACCAGGACTTCCCGCGGCTCACGTCGATCCTGTCGCACGACAACTACCTGCCGCGCCAGCTCGCCAACCGCGGCGACCGGCTCGTCTTCAGCAACGGCGTCTTCCTGCTGGCCGGCTTCTCGTGCCTGCTGATCTGGGTCTTCGACGCCGAGGTCACGCGGCTGATCCAGCTCTACATCGTGGGTGTCTTCGTGTCGTTCACCCTCAGCCAGGCGGGCATGGTCGTCCACTGGCGGCGCAAGGAGCCTGACGCCCTCCCGAGCGAACGCGGCACCATCGCGCGCGGCAAGGCGATCAACGCGTTCGGCGCGTGCTTCACGTTCGCCGTGCTGTGCATCGTGCTGTACAGCAAGTTCTCGCACGGCGCGTACCTCGTGGTACTCGCGATGCCGGTGATCTACCTGCTCATGCGGACGATTCACGGCCACTACCGCACCGTCGCCGACGAGATCCGCGTCGAGACCGTGCGGGCGGTGCTGCCCTCGCGCAACCACGCGGTCGTTCTCGTGTCGTCGCTGTCCGTCCCCACCGTGCGGGCGCTCGACTACGCGCGCTCCATCCGGCCGCACACGCTCCAGGCCGTGTCGGTCGCCGTGGACCCCGACGCCGCAGAACGGCTCGTCGAGGTCTGGGCGCGAAACCGCATCGACATCCCGCTCGTCAGCGTCGCCTCGCCGTACCGCTCCCTGCACCAGCCGCTGCTCGAGTACGTCCGGCGGCTGCGCGGCGGCAACGAGAACGACGTCGTCACCGTCGTCATTCCGGAGTTCGTCGTGACGCGGTGGTGGGAGCAGCTGCTCCACGGCCAGAGCGCCCTGCTGCTCAAGCTCGCGCTGCTCCGCGAGCCCGGGGTCGTCGTCACGAACGTCCCCTGGCACCTCCGCGGCCGCCGCGCTAGGCGGGGTCGGGCTTCTTCTTGACGCGGGGCGGGACGGTCCACAGCCACGACGCGGCTGCCGCGACGGCGTACGGCCCGAGCACCTGCCAGCGCAGGGAGAACGGCGTCTCCGCGGCGTACGGCGACTGGAAGCCGACCGCCACCCCGAGCACCGAGTAGAACGCCGCCAGGTAGCGCAGCGCGCGCCCCCGCCGCTTGCCGGCGGCGAACTCCGCGGCCATCGACACGACGATCCCGACGAACCCGGGCACGACCCAGCCGACGAAGCCCGCGCCGACGTACTCCGACGCCACGAGACCCGTGAAGATCGCGACGACGTCGGCGA from Frankiaceae bacterium encodes the following:
- the sigM gene encoding RNA polymerase sigma factor SigM, which codes for MLEDLADEELIARHADGDRTAFGVLVARHRDRAWAVALRTLGDPNDAADAVQDAFVKAYRTVGSFRGDALFTTWLHRIVVNACLDQLRRTRARPTSPLDESAAAVADPADPMGRADLGRDVVAALRGITPDQRAAIVLVDVEGYSVDEAAELLGVPAGTVKSRCHRGRVQLAELLGYLRPGRGTATSSPPSDERPPPDPLQSER
- a CDS encoding zf-HC2 domain-containing protein; amino-acid sequence: MTEDHVPIERLAAYAAGDLDATAGVEVEAHVLLCADCRADVEALNRVSRDLAEVEPVTMPADVAARLDAAIAAADAPTGPVGDVLPMVPQRRRPSFAGIAAVAAGVALVAAISVPVITGGGDTPEDAGTATVQVLREPKDTKRIKSDLNYTADNLSPTLATALTRPAYALDTTADSGGVAGPSQLPVAPTSPKAAGPKSESGAPRAVTEGTELASLRLATDAGRLAACVNGLAASQTLAEAKKPLLVDFARFEGKPAVVIVFPTEQRGRIRADRVDVWVVGARCGVTAGDEDVLTFARIEPPPGL
- a CDS encoding response regulator transcription factor, producing MSPTILVVDDERHILSALTSRLTSEGYAVLGAADGETALEVAATAAPDLVVLDMGLPGIQGPEVVRRLRAFSAAPVLILSALDRDADKVAALDVGADDYVTKPFSLDELLARLRALLRRAETAAAPSPPLVRAGRAVVDLATRTVTRDGDRVRLTATEWALLDAFLANPGKLLTRHHLINAVWGSSHGSEASSLRLYVSHLRRIIEAEPANPVHLLTEVGAGYRLVGVEALDPDR
- a CDS encoding DUF4118 domain-containing protein produces the protein MRLARRRAAGWVVAVLGPPLLTAALLRVAGPAHATNVAFAYLLVVLAAAAVGGVGPGAIASLAAFLLFNFWFIEPLGSLTVSARADAGVLGGFLVTALVVSAMLASVERRRADAEREAADTRLLYDLSVTIAEPSGGDLPALAAGAEERLGLAHVAVAVRRDGALEVLRARDEAALRTGIDAPGRGTALAARPLAAGGELVLVAFAAPGHDVDGRQRALLDAIAALSVAAADRVEQQRQRRHVEVLQETDKQRSALLAAVSHDLRTPLAAMTTAAGALDDALLPAAARGALARSIVVEGDRLDRMVRNLLDLGRIEGGVLAADREVVPVDELVGVVLTRIRPRLGERRLDVSVPDDLPAVLVDPTQIDQVLGNLVENTLVHTPPGAGLAVTARADGAYVTVRVADEGPGIAPADADAVFERFFRGGTSASGSGLGLAIARAYANANSAELDLVPVPSGTAFDLRLPAVEAG
- a CDS encoding APC family permease, which produces MTDLLTPRPRTSLAKRLLVGRPIHTEDAGHTLLPKRLALPVFSSDPLSSVAYATQEILLVLGLAGLAYLHLTPYLAAGVVLLLTVVTISYRQTVREYPSGGGAYIVAHENLGAPAGLVAASALLIDYVLTVAVSVAAGVDAISSAYEPAAEHKVALAIGFVVFITLMNLRGVKESGTLFAIPTYGFVVGIYALIGWALVRLAGGATLVAESATWEVHSEHTFAGAAVVLLLLRAFSSGCTALTGVEAISNGVPAFRPPKSRNAATTLMVMAFFSISMFIGITVLALVADVHVAEHARDVILPNGLPLAETATYAPQKTVVAQIAAAVFGGGSFGFYYVQAFTAGILILAANTAYQDFPRLTSILSHDNYLPRQLANRGDRLVFSNGVFLLAGFSCLLIWVFDAEVTRLIQLYIVGVFVSFTLSQAGMVVHWRRKEPDALPSERGTIARGKAINAFGACFTFAVLCIVLYSKFSHGAYLVVLAMPVIYLLMRTIHGHYRTVADEIRVETVRAVLPSRNHAVVLVSSLSVPTVRALDYARSIRPHTLQAVSVAVDPDAAERLVEVWARNRIDIPLVSVASPYRSLHQPLLEYVRRLRGGNENDVVTVVIPEFVVTRWWEQLLHGQSALLLKLALLREPGVVVTNVPWHLRGRRARRGRASS